The sequence AGCCCGCCTAGATGGCGGGCTCGATGCGTTTTGGGGTCTCAGAACTCGAGTCCGGGGACTGCGACGGTGGGCTTGGGTTTGGGCTGTGCGGGGGCAGGCGCAGGCGCGGAGCGCGCGAGCTTCTTCAGCTTCGCCGAAAGCACCGCGTCGGCACGTGGCTTGACTCGCAAGCTGCTGTCCTCGTAGCCCTCGGCCTTTAGCGTCAGTGTGATCTCCTCGTCGCCGCGTTCCACCTTGATCGTGTCGCCAGGCAGGGCGCCCAGTTTCACCTCGCCCAGGTAGACTTCGACGGCTTTCGGCTCTGACTGAATGTCGAGGACCACTTTGCTCGGGGGCTCTGGTGTCGGTGCTGGTGCCACCTCCGGGCTGGCGGCCGGCGCGGGCGTGGACGCGACGGCCACGGCGCTGATGTCCGGACCCGCCGACGGCGCGGGAGTCGGCGCGGCTCGCGTCAGCGCGAACGCAGCGGCTCCGACAGCTAGAACCGCGACCAGTCCGCCGACGGCGAGCCACGGCCCCTTGCTGGCGCGCGTCGCCGCGTGAGTCTCCAGAGGCGGCGCGGTGCGCTCGCCAAAGTCCGGAACGCCTGCGCCGCGTAGGGACGCCAGATCTGCGGGGGTGGCAGCACCCACTACGACATGAGCTGGAACGGTGGCACCGGCCGAGAACTCGTTGAGGGTGGCCCCGGACGGGACGCACGCCGCAAAGCTCTCGATCGCCTGGCTGGCTCGGCTCGGCCGCTGATCGGGCAACTTGGACAGCATGGCGAGAATTGGTGCGTCGTACCGCGTCCCGAGATCCGGGCACACCGCCGACGGCAGCGGCGGGGGCTCGCTGGCGTGCTTGAACAACACCTGCATGAAAGAGTCCGCAGTGAAGGGCAGCGCGCCGGTGATGAGTTGATGCGTCACGACACCCAAGGAGTAGATGTCGGTGCGATGGTCGATCTTCTCGCCCCGACACTGCTCCGGCGACATGTAGTAGGGCGTGCCCATGGGAACACCCGTGCGCGTCTTGGCACTCCCCTTGTCGCCGGCCAGCTTGGCGATGCCGAAATCCAAGAGCTTCGGGATCATGGTGCCGTCGTCTTCTCGAACCAAGAAGATGTTCTCGGGTTTGAGGTCCCGGTGCACGACCCCGGCGGCGTGTGCGGCGTCCAGGGCACGCGCCACACTTCGCAGGATCTGGGCGGCGTCGCCCGGCGAGAGCCGGCCATGCTGGTGCAGATGCTCTTCCAGCGTGACCCCGTCGAGCAGCTCCATCACGAAGTACTGACGGCCGTCTGGTAGCGCCCCGAAGGCGAAGATGTCGATGATGTGTCGGCTGCGGATTTGATTCACCGCGCGCGCCTCGTCCACGAAGCGCGACACCATCTCGGGGTTGCTGGACAACTCGCGATTGAGCACCTTGATCGCGACGGGCTTGCCGATCACCGGTTGCACCGCACGATATACGCTGCCAAAACCGCCCTCCCCCAGCTTGGCTTCGACGCGGTACTCGCCGACGAGCTGCCCGGCGGCCAAGTCCTTGTCGAGCGCCTGAGCGGCGACGTCGGGAATCAGCGTCACCCCGTCGTCCGCGCAGGCATGCACCCCGTCGGGATACTGCTTGCGGCACTTCGGACAAATCGCCATCGCGTCATCAGCCTACCGTGCTCGACGAGTAGCCGCCAGAGCGACCCTCAGAACCGCCCTCGCAAGGACAAGGCAGAGCCGTGGGGACCAAAGGCGGGCGCCAGGGACACCTCCATGGAACTCGGCGTCGCGGGCTTCGACTTCGTCGGTGTGTCGGAGGAGCGGTCAAACTCAGGAACTTGAACGCGCGGCTCGTCGAAGGAGAAGAGCACGATCGACGTGCCGACCAGAGCCAGACCGGCGCCGCCAGCGATGAACGACGCCAGGCGATAGTCGTCTCGACGCCCTCGCGCGTCCTCGTAGGCAGTACGCTCACTTGCGTTCAAATTGCCGTGGTCCGATGCGTCATCGAGAATCCCTTGGGCGTCCGACTGCGCGCCGACGGATAGCGCAGCCAAAACACCGCTTCCGACCAGCGCGCCCGCTCCCGCCCCAAGCGTCACCCAAGCTGCCGTGCGCTGCCCCGTGGATTCCAGATCTGCGGTCAACTGAAGCTGCTGCCCCCGCGTCAGCGTCAGCGTCTTGGTGAAGGCGCGCTTGCCGTTGGTCGTGACCGCCAGAAAATGTCGGCCCTTGGTCAGTTTGATGGGCGGCTGGGGTGCCAGACCGATGAAGCGCCCATCCACGGCAATCTCGGCTCCCTCGGGTGCGACCACCCGCAGCTGCGCGGGCTTTTCCACCAGTTCCACGTCGATGGGCGGTGCTCCACCCACGGGATCGACCACCACGTCGCGATTGTAGTCCTCGTAGCCTTCAGCTCGGATCGCTACCTTGTGGCGACCGGGCGTGACCTCGGCAATGTAGGTGGCTCCGTCCACCGCTTTGCCATCGAAGAAGATTTTCGCGCCCTCGGTGGGAGAACTCACCATCACACGCGGCTTCGTACCCCGGGTGGGTGTGGCCACACCACCGGTGTCCGTTTCGCTCATGCGCTCCAACAGTGGGACCAGCTTCTCCAACGCCTCCGTGGACTCCCCAGCGCGCTTGCCGTTGGGCTCCCGCGCGAGGTACTCGCGGTAGTACTTCACCGCATCGCGCAAACGACCGGGATCGCTGTCGCGGAAGAACTGCATACGGTGAGCCTGCGCGAGAGAGAACAGCAGGCCCGGCCGCTGCTCACGCTTGTACGCTTCCTCGAAGGCGCTGATGGCGTCAGCATACTTGCCGGCCTGATAGGCCTTCGCGCCGATGTTGAAGAAGGCGCGCGCATCACCGCTGCCTCCCTGCCCGCTCGCGGCGGAGGCCATCAACAAGGAGGCGACACACAGATTCAGGATGGGTTTGATCATGCGAGCTCCGCATTCGGGGCGCGAAGGTGTGCGAGTCAGATGCACTCCTCCAGTCTAGCAAGACGACTTGGGGCCCGTCCTGAAATAACTGCGAGATCTCACGGCGTCAGGCGCAGGGGCAACACCATCATCTCGTCCGCCAAATCCGGCGCATACAAGTAGGCGTAGGCCGCGCGACTGGCGAGCACGCGCTTGGTGTAGCGACGAGTCTCGTTGTAGGGAATGGACTCCACCCAGACGTCGAAATCCATACTGGGGCGTTCCCGCAGCCAGCGACGGGGTCGCCCCGGTCCAGCGTTGTAGCCAGGAATGGCCAAGACCGGGTTCTGACGGAACGTCTGGCCCAACTCCGCCAGCCCACGCGTACCCAGGGCGATGTTCACCCGCGGACGCTTGAGCGAAGCTGGGTCGTAGGGCAGCCCAACAGGCTTTGCAAGGAGCCTAGCCGTCGGCACGATGAGTTGCATCAAACCGTGCGCGTCCGCAGGGCTCTCCGCACGCGGATCGAAAGCGCTCTCCTCGCGCATGATGGCGTAGACGAGCGCTTCGGGCACTTGATTCTTCGTGGACGCGCGCACCACCATGTCGCGATAGGGGCGCGGGAAAGCAAGCTCCCACGCCTTCACCCAATCCCCCGCGGGCCAACGGCTCAGCCAATCCGTGAGTAGCCCGCGGGTCACCTGGTGCGCATCCTGGGCCGAGCCCGAGCGAGCGTAGAGCAGGGCGATGGCCCACAGCAGCTCCGGCGCAGCGCCTGGCTTGACCAAACCCAAAGCTTCGATTTCCTCGCGCGCCAGTTCGAACTCGCTTTGTCGCAGCAACTCCATCGCGCGCTGGAAGCCGACGCTCGCCAGTTCGGGGCGCTGCGGGAAGGTGAAGGGCTCCGCAGCCGACTTCTGCGCCGCCTCGTCACGTAGACGTTTCGCGCCGAAGGGGTCGCGCTCCACCAAGCGGGTGTAGGCGTGCAGCATGTAGTAGGAGAGTGGCAGCTCCCGCACCATGGCTTCGAGTTCGGCGTAGCCGCGGTCCTTTTCCCCCGTCTCGATCCAGGCTCGAGCGCGAAAGTACCTTTCCCGCCCCGAAAATTCGGTACCCCGGGCACTGTCCCGAGCCGACACCATTTCCGCCGCGCGGTCCAGGATCGACGCAGCCCCGGACCAGTCGCCCTTTTCGACGCGACGCATGGCCAGACGAAACACGCCGTCCAGCATCATGTCGCCGTCCGGGTAGTCCTGCGGCATGGCCGCGAGCAACTCGGTGAACCGCGCTTCGACGCCCATGTCGAAGTAGGCAAGGGCGCGCAGCATGCGCGCGTCGTCCGCCAGGCGATGCTTGGGCAGCTCTTTCTCCAACTGAGCGAAATGCTGCACCGCCTGTGCGTGACGTCCATCCCGTGCAGCGAAGCGTCCCGCCAGGTACAGGGCGCGAGCGCGCTGGTCGGGTTCCTTGCAGCGCGCGAGAGCGTCCTTGAGCGAATCGGCAGCGCGACCCGTCTCCCGCTGTGCGGAGATGGCTTTGCCGCGCAAGATCAGTGCTTCACAACCGGCATGCTGGTAGCGATCCTTGGGGCTCAGTGCCGTGAGCAGTTCGTTGGCAGTGCGTTCTGCGGCCTCGTGCTCGCGCGCACGGGACAGCGCTCCCACACGAATCAGTTGTTCTTCCGCAGTGGGTCGGCTGAAGCGAGCCCGTTCAGCGGCTGGCAAGCGCTCCAACGCCAACTTGGAGAGCGCTTCGGCTTGCCGCGAGTCGCTCTGCCCCGCGGTGTCGGCCGCGACGCGCCGGGCCAGGCGCACAGCCTCTGTGGCGTCGGCCACCGAGGCCCCGCGCTTGCTGCGCTCCAACAAAGCCCGTGCGAGCTTCAGCGCGGTCGAGTTGTCGAGCCCGCCGCTCTTCTCGCGCTCTTGCCACGATTCGATGGCCTCATCCCATTTGCCAAGGCCTGCCAGGGCGTCCGCCCGCGCCGCCCGCGCCTCTTCGAAGATCGGCTGACCGCGCGTGACCTTCGAGAAGTGCTCCAAAGCAACTTGGTAGTCCCCCCGCCCCAAGGCGATCTTGGCGAGGAAGAACCATGCGTGGTCTCGCAAGGGCCACGGACTGTTCGATGCGGCGCGGTAGGCCTCGGCAGCCGCGGCCACTTCACCGGCCCCCTGCAGCACCCGGCCCAGCAGGAACTGCAGTCGAAGAGACTCGAGACTGCCGCTCGGCACCTTTGCCAGTCTTTGCTTGATGGCCGTCGCTGCGCGGCGAGGATCCTCGGCATCCAAGGCGCGGCGGACGGCTCGGAGTTCGGGCAGCGACAGAAGCGGCTGGAACGTCTCCAAGGACACCGAGTCGACCGAACTCGAGACGGCGGTCGTGACCTTCGCAGGCGCGCTCGCCGACTGAGTGAGCGGGGGCGGTGGAGCCTGCTCCCTTGGCGTCTGCTGGGCAGAGCACGCAGCCAGCGCGATGACACAGGCCAGACGCTTCACGAGTCACTCCTGTGTCGATGGAAACGTCTCGCGAGGTGAGCTTCTTCCGCTCCCTCTTCTTCCGCTGCTTCCAGGGCTCTTGCTCGCTCGGCCGCCCAAGCGTTCCGGTGTTTGTCCACGGCCTCCGCGTCTGCGTCGGCCCGCGCCAGCTCCGCGCGGCTTTGCGCTTCTTGCTGGCGCCGCGTGCGCAGCTCCTTCGCGGCAGCCGCTTCCGCCTCTCGCAGCTGGGCCCCCTGTTGCTGAGTCGCGAATTCCCAACTCGCCGCCGATGCGAGATCTCCGGCACGCAAGACCCCGGCGTCCAACTGCTCTCGCTCCTGCTCCCGCGTCTCGGCCGCTTGTGCCTCGTGCCGCTGGACGGCATTGGCCGCACCGTGCTTGCGCGCTCCCGCCGCGTCCGTCTCTTGACGACGCGTGGCGAGTTCCTGCGTGCGCGCTTCCACCACGTGCTGGCGTTGCTGGCGCAGGGCCTCCAGCGGGTACTTGCCGCCCTTGCTCACCCGTTCAACCTAACAGCGGCGAGCCCTTTGGGCGAATTGCAGGCGTCTCGCGGCCAACCCGCTGAAATCACCCATCAATTCGCATATGTTAGGCTGCCAGGCCGTGGCGTCGCCTGCGACAGAGGGTCCTACTCCGCGCCCCGAGGCGCCCGCCTCCGCTGCTGCGGACGGCGCCGCCGGCGGCCGCTTCGGGTTCTTCGCGGGAGTCTTCACGCCCAGCATCCTGACCATCCTGGGCGTGATCATGTACCTGCGCTTCGGCTGGGTCGTGGGCAATGCTGGCCTGACCGGAGCGCTGATCATCGTCGTGGTCAGCCACCTGATCACCATCAGCACCGGCCTCAGCATTTCCAGCATCGCCACCAACCGGCGCGTGGGCGCGGGCGGAGCCTACTTCATCATCAGCCGCTCCCTGGGCGCCCCCGCCGGCGCGGCCATCGGCATCCCACTGTTCCTGGGTCAAGCGCTGAGCGTCAGCTTCTACATCGTTGGCTTCATCGAAACCCTCAGCGAACTCTTGCCGCACTTGCCTGTGCGCATCGCGGGAAGCGGAGTGTTGATCCTCTTGGCCGTCCTTTCGGCGAAGAGCGCCGATCTCGCCATCAAGTCTCAGTACGTGATCATGGCGGCCATCGGCCTTTCCTTGATCTCGTTCTTCACAGGGCGCCCGCCGGATGCCCCCACCGAGACGACGTGGACGGCAGTCGAGGGCGCCGCGCCCTTCGGCACCGTCTTCGCGGTCTTCTTTCCCGCCGTCACCGGCATCATGGCTGGCGTCGGGATGTCCGGGGACCTGAAGGATCCGCGCCGGGCGCTACCCATCGGCACGATGCTCGCCATCGTGGCGGGCTTCGTGATCTACGCCACCTTTCCCATTTGGCTGGCGAAGAACGCCTCCGCCGCCGAACTCGTCGCAGACAAGCGCATCGTGTGGAAGATCTCGCGCTGGGGGTGGCTGATCTACGCGGGAGTGTGGGGCGCCACGCTATCGAGTGCCGTGGGCAGCCTGCTCACGGCGCCGCGCACGGTGCAGGCCCTGGCCAAAGACGGACTGGCGCCGAGATTCCTCTCCCGGGGTTCCGGCCCGCACAACGAACCGCGGCTCGCCATGGCCGCTACCTTCGTGCTGGCGTTGGGCGGCATCCTGCTCGGCAACCTGGATGCCATCGCCAACTTGCTGACGATGTTCTTCCTGGCCACCTACGGCTTCACAAACCTCGCGTGCGGACTCGAGCGCTGGGCCGCCAGCCCCAGCTTCCGCCCGGACTTCCGGGTTCCCTGGTGGGTGAGCATGGGCGGCGCGCTCGCTTGCTTCTACGTGATGAGCATCATCGATCTGATTTCGATGGTTGGCTCCATTGCGATTGGGGCGGCGATCTTCGTCTACACCCAGCGACGCGCGCTCAACACCGCTTACGGCGACGCACGCCACGGCATCTGGTCGGCGCTCGTGCGCACCGCGCTGCAGCGCCTCCGCCGCACCGAGTTCCATCCGCTGAACTGGCGCCCCAACGTCGTGATCATGGGTGGCGGAGTCGAGAAGCGGCCGCATCTCCTCGAGCTGGGCAGCACCATCGTGCAGGACCAGGGCATCGTCACCTACTTCCACCTGCTGCGCGGCTCGGTCGACGACCACGCTCACACTCGACGCGCCTTGGTGAAGGAGATGGACGCCCAGGTCGCGGAACGACACCCGAACGTCTTCACGCGCGTGGACGTCGTGGACGATGTCTATCGGGGCGCGGTGAGCGTGGCGCAGTCCTACGGCGTCGGCAGCTTCGAAGCCAACACCGTCATTCTCGGCTGGCCGCAGAAGTCCGAGCGCGGCCAGGCCTACGTGGACATGCTCCACGACCTCGCCCGCTTGGACAAGTCGCTGCTGTTGGTGCGTCATCGACCAGAAGCGGGCTTCGGTCGCAAACGCAAGATCCAGATCTGGTGGGGCGGTCTGGAAGGCAACGGAGGCTTGATGCTGCTGCTTGCCTACCTGCTCACGGCCCACGACGAGTGGCGCAACGCCGAGGTGACGGTGATGACGGTGGTCGGCGACGAAGGCGAGCGCCCCGAGGCCGAACGCGCCATCGCGCGGGTGTTGGATCAAGCGCGGCTCGGCGCCAAACCACGGGTCATCGCCCGAGCAGGACGAAGCATCGGCGAGATCATGCAGCTGGAAAGCCAGGGCACGGACTTGGCCATCATCGGCATTCGTCTGCCGCCTGCCCACGCACAGGCCGACGAGTTCTTCAGTCGCATGAACGAGCTGCTCGAACACTTGCCCACCACGGTGTTGGTGCGCAGCGCGCGCGGCTTCCAGGGTGAACCCGTGTTGTTCGACGTGCCCGCCAGCGCGGCGCCAACGGGGCCCGACGCCGCACCGCCGGCACCACCCGCAGTTTGAAAGAACGAGCAGCGACATCCGGGTGACTCGGACGACGGCGGAGCCAGGAATTTGGGTTGGGTCTAGCCTTTGAGAGCCATGCGACTCGCGTCCAGAGGCTGCGCAACGCGCCTCGGCATGCACGCGTCACGCCGTGGCAGGCCGAGTCAGGCGCGCCACGCTGAAACCCGCTGGCGCACCGAGCCCCGCGGCCGAGGGTTTGCCGCACCCGGAGCAATTCGCGCAGTGGCTGGGCATCGCCGCCGGCGGGCCGCCGTAGCGCGCAAGGCCCAGGGCGCGCAACTCCGCCGCTTCCGCCGCGGGCAGCTCGCGCACGGCGCCGAGCTGTCGCGCCGCGAGCAGCACCTTGGCCGTGTGCTCCATCGTTTCGAGCTTGCAGTAGGCCTCGAGCAGACTAGTGCCGACACAGACCGCCCCGTGGCGATCCATCATCACCGCGTCGTGGGAGCGCACGGCTTCTCCGACGGACGCCGCCAACGCATCGGTTCCGGTCCGCTCGTAGTCGAGGGTGGGGATTGCTCCGATGGTGAGCACCGCTTCGGGCAACACGCACTGCGCCATCGACACGCCTGCAACGGTGAAGGCAATACACGTGGGCGGGTGTGCGTGGACCACGGCTTCGATGTCCGGGCGCGCGCGATAGCAGGCCAGGTGCATCGGCATCTCGCTGGTCGGGTCGCCGCGGCCGCGCACGCGTCGCCCCTGCAGGTCGATGACTACGAGATCCTCGTCCTGCAGCAATCCCTTGTGGCAA comes from Polyangiaceae bacterium and encodes:
- a CDS encoding protein kinase is translated as MAICPKCRKQYPDGVHACADDGVTLIPDVAAQALDKDLAAGQLVGEYRVEAKLGEGGFGSVYRAVQPVIGKPVAIKVLNRELSSNPEMVSRFVDEARAVNQIRSRHIIDIFAFGALPDGRQYFVMELLDGVTLEEHLHQHGRLSPGDAAQILRSVARALDAAHAAGVVHRDLKPENIFLVREDDGTMIPKLLDFGIAKLAGDKGSAKTRTGVPMGTPYYMSPEQCRGEKIDHRTDIYSLGVVTHQLITGALPFTADSFMQVLFKHASEPPPLPSAVCPDLGTRYDAPILAMLSKLPDQRPSRASQAIESFAACVPSGATLNEFSAGATVPAHVVVGAATPADLASLRGAGVPDFGERTAPPLETHAATRASKGPWLAVGGLVAVLAVGAAAFALTRAAPTPAPSAGPDISAVAVASTPAPAASPEVAPAPTPEPPSKVVLDIQSEPKAVEVYLGEVKLGALPGDTIKVERGDEEITLTLKAEGYEDSSLRVKPRADAVLSAKLKKLARSAPAPAPAQPKPKPTVAVPGLEF
- a CDS encoding PEGA domain-containing protein translates to MIKPILNLCVASLLMASAASGQGGSGDARAFFNIGAKAYQAGKYADAISAFEEAYKREQRPGLLFSLAQAHRMQFFRDSDPGRLRDAVKYYREYLAREPNGKRAGESTEALEKLVPLLERMSETDTGGVATPTRGTKPRVMVSSPTEGAKIFFDGKAVDGATYIAEVTPGRHKVAIRAEGYEDYNRDVVVDPVGGAPPIDVELVEKPAQLRVVAPEGAEIAVDGRFIGLAPQPPIKLTKGRHFLAVTTNGKRAFTKTLTLTRGQQLQLTADLESTGQRTAAWVTLGAGAGALVGSGVLAALSVGAQSDAQGILDDASDHGNLNASERTAYEDARGRRDDYRLASFIAGGAGLALVGTSIVLFSFDEPRVQVPEFDRSSDTPTKSKPATPSSMEVSLAPAFGPHGSALSLRGRF
- a CDS encoding transglycosylase SLT domain-containing protein gives rise to the protein MKRLACVIALAACSAQQTPREQAPPPPLTQSASAPAKVTTAVSSSVDSVSLETFQPLLSLPELRAVRRALDAEDPRRAATAIKQRLAKVPSGSLESLRLQFLLGRVLQGAGEVAAAAEAYRAASNSPWPLRDHAWFFLAKIALGRGDYQVALEHFSKVTRGQPIFEEARAARADALAGLGKWDEAIESWQEREKSGGLDNSTALKLARALLERSKRGASVADATEAVRLARRVAADTAGQSDSRQAEALSKLALERLPAAERARFSRPTAEEQLIRVGALSRAREHEAAERTANELLTALSPKDRYQHAGCEALILRGKAISAQRETGRAADSLKDALARCKEPDQRARALYLAGRFAARDGRHAQAVQHFAQLEKELPKHRLADDARMLRALAYFDMGVEARFTELLAAMPQDYPDGDMMLDGVFRLAMRRVEKGDWSGAASILDRAAEMVSARDSARGTEFSGRERYFRARAWIETGEKDRGYAELEAMVRELPLSYYMLHAYTRLVERDPFGAKRLRDEAAQKSAAEPFTFPQRPELASVGFQRAMELLRQSEFELAREEIEALGLVKPGAAPELLWAIALLYARSGSAQDAHQVTRGLLTDWLSRWPAGDWVKAWELAFPRPYRDMVVRASTKNQVPEALVYAIMREESAFDPRAESPADAHGLMQLIVPTARLLAKPVGLPYDPASLKRPRVNIALGTRGLAELGQTFRQNPVLAIPGYNAGPGRPRRWLRERPSMDFDVWVESIPYNETRRYTKRVLASRAAYAYLYAPDLADEMMVLPLRLTP
- a CDS encoding class II aldolase/adducin family protein, translated to MRRLPETALRQALIRFAKLCHEQRLLVAMDGNLSVRLAPDLILCTRAGCHKGLLQDEDLVVIDLQGRRVRGRGDPTSEMPMHLACYRARPDIEAVVHAHPPTCIAFTVAGVSMAQCVLPEAVLTIGAIPTLDYERTGTDALAASVGEAVRSHDAVMMDRHGAVCVGTSLLEAYCKLETMEHTAKVLLAARQLGAVRELPAAEAAELRALGLARYGGPPAAMPSHCANCSGCGKPSAAGLGAPAGFSVARLTRPATA